In the Carassius gibelio isolate Cgi1373 ecotype wild population from Czech Republic chromosome A2, carGib1.2-hapl.c, whole genome shotgun sequence genome, one interval contains:
- the LOC127937717 gene encoding ankyrin repeat domain-containing protein 12 isoform X2, with protein sequence MAKPGSDRDGAMVEKTAGKKSKEKISPFAKTPKLDRSEILGKEGKSKSSMKRKLSFTVSPPRNEERDSDTDKDGPEKKKVKKESGAKKSTPVNILFGYPLSERKQMALVMQMTARDNSPDTTPSHPSQSPAVQKKIASSSSSRQKDKVNKRNERGETPLHMAAIRGDVKQVKELIELGADVNVKDFAGWTPLHEACNLGYYDVAKVLIGAGAEVNTQGLDDDTPLHDASSSGHKDIVKLLLRHGGNAFQANKRGERPVDVADSQELEQLLKGEIPLSEAEESFSESEDPPSVNPSSVDENMEYSDAEKDSDSKSTIVKASSSMSGLDEYEFKDEEEEEDLSKALNDRHILRRELRQKEEEEKERNHYASKQGTKSDQSTPMCKSKKTKPSRIYCTSDSSSDEAEVQTERRTSPTRLVSVDGHKTDGRSKKDSLNLTPVEQKEKGKQKKKNKSQSKNKENQEVREEWKENSKSLLFSSATVSDNSDKSVREEDSFKMSFSTKDDTSVHLFHLSVVKSPKLNHSQTDKQTTPLKQENAKTCVSIADGSCPGEGVKYNHYTESDFCTEGSSSKSCKHKEKSKHHHKELNLDGDDGSCSPFKDSSLSNSMDSSEAVFRKTDKDGKVVKKHKLKHKEKEKYRKEYEVERNRHRQKEPRKDGHRNMEFDREFWKENFFKSDENEELTGKCEMPAGGSPPKSSDSSPVKEERGVSKDKHSSSSSSRDRRPKEEREKEKSIKKEKKDVPLKEERGRNGKGDEVDEGFGSGRIPDSSLHSSGVKEEVDEKPVTGNSTDQDQLESPEKTSREKNDKQSPTKDRESEKPDKKHVDKDKKVKSEHLADKPESHNSTDRWKEKEKLTTISHSSNDKSHKEAEKLKAMSLMKKQEESKKNKDKLDKRAEKEHSSGDHRDKDKTSSEKKAKAPEKTTDHGKSDRSKEKERDKDSDKRKKEKSKETTLSSSSNSSLKLLLEEKKGYVCENNKVVSSKSKEDANKPLEKDRDRRERDRESERHRDRERDRHKEKDKDRSQLNRDGKISKPKLSEVDSKTKVAPTLKDTRPKEKRLVNDDLMKTSFERMLSLKDQEIEQWHRKHLEKIKQKERERLKQRPGIDSGKQKNKEKTKTTSSSSDPCLTKELTRSKSSEAPDGQRPLKDATSGRTLSLDVKSFGKNGPVIENNLSRSPRPESEKSGVMSRSVSMISVASSEDSCHATTLTPRPTELDSDMNMDTSDSQPPLLQSSLIVQSSRSPTVQDKDTSSLPEMALCNRTPLSSRHASPCLRAILDEEAKVQPAETRLTEESQIISTASQPNSEQAAVHETEISVLPVQETRSSQSLTSALPESENVTSNEGEGITPDCQVQPSTHLRESSAKNLGNLTQANSVFQTALQEQSSSCKTSSQVEHSSLGQLDIACAGMMEGSNKESSLGVSSEVASFQSSHTTDSSDNCVPVCSSSQQLETGAVTRSEQTLTADSDLRPDQREKPLVVSENKVDKSGENISKTDCTPITSIGSCISSSEETTKPLQRTTSVQEDIEKGVQDKSTPRFSSESLVTVDAQPEKHEQGLHTASDTNVSHCASPERIPEEPMEVSEDVSDKNRITETDGGKVLPLEEGESTQALSESDADVDSSDQLAVEEKPMKPDLQANVEQGQSSAPVQPDHQAYPPSGATSGSSSPISFVERDSDSSGARTKEEEEADIQATHPRKRKMPRVSPTAQVNLTAQQVKEKTQQSLAAIVDALKLEEIQPYQTERANPYYEYLHIRKKIEEKRKVLCSVIPQAPQYYDEYVTFNGSYLLDGNPLSKLCIPTITPPPSLPEPLKEMFKQQEVVRMKLRLQHGIEREKLIVSNEQEVLRVHYRAARTLANQTLPFSACTVLLDAEVYNMPQDVQGDDGKTSVRDRFNARQFMSWLQDVDDKFDKLKTCLLMRQQHEAAALNAVQRLEWQLKLQELDPATYKSTSIFEISEFYIPLVEVNDDFDLTPI encoded by the exons ATGGCCAAACCGGGATCGGACCGAGATGGAGCCATGGTGGAGAAGACAGCGGGGAAGAAG AGTAAAGAGAAAATCTCTCCGTTTGCCAAAACTCCCAAGTTGGATCGGAGTGAAATCCTGGGGAAAGAGGGGAAGTCAAAGTCTTCCATGAAAAGGAAGCTGTCCTTCACCGTCAGTCCGCCGCGGAACGAGGAGCGGGACTCGGACACGG ACAAAGATGGTCCGGAGAAGAAGAAAGTTAAGAAGGAGTCAGGGGCTAAGAAGTCGACCCCTGTGAACATTTTATTCGGCTACCCTTTATCAGAACGAAAGCAGATGGCACTGGTCATGCAGATGACGGCGAGAGACAACAGTCCAg ATACCACACCGAGCCACCCCTCTCAATCTCCGGCAGTGCAGAAGAAGATCGCTAGCAGCTCGTCCTCACGACAGAAGGACAAAGTGAACAAACGAAACGAGAGAGGAGAGACGCCTCTGCATATGGCCGCCATAAGAGGAGACGTCAAGCAGGTGAAGGAACTCATTGAGCTCGGAGCAGATGTAAACGTCAAAGATTTTGCAG GTTGGACGCCTCTCCATGAAGCTTGTAACCTTGGTTACTATGATGTGGCGAAGGTTCTGATTGGTGCAGGAGCGGAAGTGAACACGCAGGGATTGGACGATGACACTCCGCTTCATGACGCCTCCAGCAGCGGACACAAAGAT ATTGTGAAGCTGCTTTTGCGTCATGGAGGCAATGCCTTCCAGGCAAACAAGAGAGGAGAGAGACCGGTTGATGTTGCTGACTCTCAGGAGCTTGAGCAGTTACTCAAGGGAGAGATCCCACTGTCTGAAGCAGAAGAGAGCTTTTCAG AATCAGAGGACCCACCTTCAGTAAATCCATCTAGTGTAGACGAGAACATGGAGTACTCTGATGCTGAAAAAGACTCTGACAGTAAATCGACTATAGTGAAGGCCTCATCATCCATGTCAGGGCTAGATGAATACGAGTTtaaggatgaggaagaggaggaggacctCAGTAAGGCACTTAATGACCGACACATCCTACGGCGAGAGCTTCGGcaaaaggaggaggaggagaaggaaagGAACCACTATGCTTCCAAACAAGGCACCAAAAGTGACCAGTCGACGCCGATGTGCAAGTCGAAAAAAACAAAGCCGTCTCGCATCTACTGCACTTCAGACAGTTCGAGCGATGAAGCAGAGGTGCAGACAGAAAGAAGGACCTCGCCCACCAGGTTGGTCAGTGTGGATGGTCACAAAACGGACGGTAGATCGAAGAAAGACAGCTTGAATTTGACGCCAGTGGAACAGAAAGAAAAAGgtaaacagaagaaaaagaacaAGAGCCAAAGCAAAAACAAGGAGAACCAGGAAGTCCGAGAAGAATGGAAAGAGAACAGCAAGTCCCTTCTGTTTTCCTCGGCAACTGTGTCCGACAATTCTGACAAGAGCGTCAGGGAAGAGGACTCtttcaaaatgtcattcagtaCAAAGGATGACACATCGGTCCACCTCTTTCACCTGTCTGTAGTCAAGTCCCCAAAGCTGAACCACAGCCAAACTGACAAGCAGACAACTCCACTTAAACAGGAAAACGCTAAGACTTGTGTTTCTATAGCTGATGGATCCTGTCCAGGGGAAGGCGTCAAATACAACCACTACACAGAGTCTGACTTCTGCACGGAAGGTTCTAGCAGTAAGAGCTGCAAGCACAAGGAAAAGAGCAAACATCACCACAAAGAGCTTAACTTGGATGGAGATGACGGCAGTTGCAGTCCTTTCAAAGACAGTAGTCTAAGCAACAGTATGGACAGTTCTGAGGCTGTCTTCAGGAAGACTGACAAAGATGGGAAAGTTGTGAAAAAGCACAAGCTGAAACACAAGGAGAAGGAAAAGTATAGGAAAGAGTATGAGGTCGAGAGGAATCGCCACCGTCAAAAAGAGCCACGCAAGGATGGACATAGGAACATGGAGTTTGATCGAGAGTTCTGGAAAGAGAACTTCTTCAAAAGTGATGAAAATGAAGAACTCACAGGCAAATGTGAGATGCCTGCTGGGGGTTCTCCTCCGAAATCCTCAGACTCATCGCCTGTTAAAGAGGAAAGAGGGGTGTCAAAAGACAAACATTCAAGCAGTAGCAGCAGCAGGGACAGAAGGCCAAAAgaggagagagaaaaggagaagtccattaaaaaagagaaaaaagatgtGCCCCTTAAAGAGGAGCGGGGAAGGAACGGAAAAGGAGATGAAGTTGATGAGGGTTTTGGCTCTGGCCGAATTCCTGACAGCTCACTGCATAGTTCAGGAGTGAAAGAAGAAGTAGATGAAAAACCAGTCACTGGCAATTCAACTGACCAAGATCAACTGGAGTCTCCAGAGAAGACCTCTCGAGAGAAAAATGATAAGCAATCTCCAACAAAGGATCGGGAGTCTGAAAAGCCTGATAAGAAACATGTAGATAAAGATAAGAAAGTAAAATCTGAGCATTTAGCTGATAAGCCTGAATCTCACAACTCTACGGATCGatggaaagaaaaggaaaaattgaCAACTATTTCACATTCATCCAATGATAAGAGCCATAAAGAGGCTGAGAAGCTCAAAGCAATGTCTCTAATGAAAAAGCAAGAAGAGAGCAAGAAGAACAAGGACAAGCTTGACAAAAGAGCTGAGAAAGAGCACTCTTCTGGTGACCACAGAGACAAAGATAAAACAAGTTCTGAAAAGAAAGCCAAAGCCCCAGAGAAAACAACTGATCATGGAAAATCTGACCGCAGTAAAGAAAAAGAACGGGACAAAGATTCTGACAAGAGGAAAAAGGAGAAATCAAAAGAGACCACCCTCTCTTCCTCATCCAACTCCAGTCTAAAGTTGTTATTGGAAGAGAAGAAAGGCTATGTTTGTGAGAACAACAAGGTTGTTTCATCTAAATCAAAAGAAGATGCAAACAAGCCTCtagagaaagacagagatagaAGAGAGAGGGACCGGGAGTCTGAAAGGCATCGAGACCGTGAGCGGGACCGACACAAGGAAAAGGACAAAGATCGATCCCAGCTGAACAGGGATGGCAAAATTAGCAAGCCGAAACTAAGTGAAGTGGACTCTAAAACAAAGGTTGCCCCTACTCTAAAGGATACTCGACCCAAAGAAAAGAGGCTGGTGAACGACGACCTCATGAAGACCAGCTTTGAGCGCATGCTCAGTCTCAAGGACCAGGAAATTGAACAGTGGCACAGGAAGCACTTAGAGAAAATCAAGCAGAAGGAACGTGAGCGACTTAAGCAGCGTCCAGGAATTGACTCTGGGAAACagaaaaacaaggaaaaaactaaaactacCTCTTCGTCCAGTGATCCTTGTCTGACCAAGGAACTAACTCGGTCAAAGAGCTCAGAAGCACCAGATGGGCAGCGCCCCTTAAAAGATGCCACCAGTGGAAGAACACTCTCGCTAGATGTGAAATCCTTCGGAAAGAATGGACCCGTCATAGAAAACAATCTCAGTCGGTCTCCAAGACCAGAGAGTGAAAAATCTGGTGTTATGTCAAGATCAGTATCCATGATCTCTGTGGCAAGTTCAGAAGATTCCTGTCATGCAACCACACTGACACCTAGACCAACTGAATTAGATTCTGACATGAACATGGACACTTCAGATTCCCAGCCACCTCTCCTGCAGTCTTCCCTCATTGTACAGTCCTCCAGATCACCTACTGTTCAAGATAAAGATACCAGCAGTCTTCCCGAAATGGCTCTCTGCAACCGAACACCACTATCAAGCAGACATGCGTCCCCATGCTTAAGAGCTATTCTGGATGAAGAAGCCAAGGTGCAACCAGCTGAAACTAGACTGACTGAAGAGTCTCAGATAATCAGTACTGCATCACAGCCAAACAGTGAACAAGCTGCGGTTCATGAAACTGAAATTAGCGTGCTCCCTGTTCAGGAGACTCGGAGCAGTCAAAGTCTTACTAGTGCTCTTCCAGAAAGTGAAAATGTGACTAGCAATGAAGGGGAAGGCATTACTCCCGATTGTCAAGTTCAACCTTCAACACACTTGCGAGAGTCTAGTGCTAAAAACCTAGGTAACCTCACACAGGCTAACAGTGTGTTTCAGACCGCTTTGCAAGAGCAGAGCAGTTCTTGCAAAACTAGTAGTCAAGTAGAGCATTCAAGTCTTGGTCAGCTTGACATCGCTTGTGCCGGAATGATGGAGGGATCAAACAAGGAGTCGTCACTAGGTGTTTCATCAGAAGTTGCATCATTTCAGTCTTCTCACACAACAGATTCTTCTGACAACtgtgtacctgtctgttctagtAGCCAGCAATTGGAAACTGGCGCTGTTACCCGTAGTGAACAGACATTGACAGCAGACTCTGATTTGAGGCCAGATCAAAGAGAAAAACCCTTGGTTGTTTCTGAGAACAAAGTGGACAAGAGTGGGGAAAACATCAGCAAAACAGATTGCACTCCTATTACATCTATTGGTTCATGTATATCCAGCTCTGAAGAAACTACTAAACCACTGCAGAGAACAACCAGTGTCCAAGAGGATATAGAAAAGGGAGTGCAAGACAAAAGTACCCCAAGGTTCTCCAGTGAGTCATTAGTTACAGTTGATGCTCAACCAGAGAAACATGAGCAAGGCCTTCATACAGCTTCAGACACAAATGTGTCTCACTGCGCCAGTCCAGAAAGAATCCCTGAGGAGCCCATGGAGGTATCTGAAGATGTTTCAGACAAGAACCGAATCACAGAAACGGATGGGGGTAAGGTGTTACCCTTAGAAGAAGGTGAATCAACCCAAGCTCTATCTGAAAGTGATGCTGATGTAGACTCATCAGACCAGCTTGCTGTTGAGGAAAAGCCTATGAAACCAGACCTTCAGGCTAATGTAGAACAGGGTCAAAGCAGTGCTCCTGTCCAGCCTGATCATCAGGCTTATCCTCCCAGTGGTGCGACCTCAGGAAGTTCCTCCCCGATATCGTTCGTGGAGAGAGATTCCGATTCATCTGGGGCCAgaaccaaagaagaagaagaagctgaCATTCAGGCGACCCATCCAAGGAAAAGAAAGATGCCTAGGGTTTCTCCAACGGCCCAAGTGAACCTTACGGCTCAACAGGTCAAAGAAAAGACGCAGCAGTCTTTAGCTGCAATTGTAGATGCGCTTAAGCTTGAAGAGATCCAGCCTTACCAGACCGAGAGAGCAAACCCATATTATGAATACTTACACATTCGCAAGAAGATCGAGGAGAAGAGGAAAGTACTTTGTAGTGTAATTCCTCAAGCTCCTCAGTACTACGATGAGTATGTGACATTTAATGGATCCTACCTGCTGGATGGAAACCCTCTCAGCAAGCTCTGCATCCCAACG ATCACGCCACCTCCCTCACTACCTGAACCACTGAAGGAGATGTTCAAACAGCAAGAGGTGGTGCGGATGAAACTAAGACTGCAGCACGGCATCGAAAGG GAAAAGCTGATTGTATCCAATGAGCAGGAGGTTTTGAGAGTTCATTACCGTGCTGCAAGAACACTAGCCAATCAGACGCTTCCATTCAGTGCCTGCACAGTCCTATTGGATGCTGAAGTATACAACATGCCCCAGGACGTCCAG GGTGATGATGGGAAGACCTCTGTCAGAGATCGGTTCAATGCAAGGCAGTTTATGTCTTGGCTTCAGGATGTAGACGACAAGTTTGACAAGTTGAAG ACGTGTCTCTTAATGCGTCAGCAGCATGAAGCAGCAGCGCTAAACGCCGTTCAGCGTCTTGAGTGGCAGCTGAAGCTGCAGGAATTGGATCCCGCCACTTACAAGTCTACCAGCATTTTTGAGATTTCCGAATTCTACATCCCCCTCGTAGAGGTCAACGACGATTTCGACCTGACGCCGATATGA